From Alkaliphilus flagellatus, the proteins below share one genomic window:
- a CDS encoding D-alanyl-D-alanine carboxypeptidase family protein, which yields MDNLVAVDNKYNKHLVNKNTAKALRNILNKINSEDTIVPVSGFRSKQEQSNLYRNSVIENGLEFTQKFVAKPDESEHQSGMAIDLGENKKDIDFICPDFPYDGIFKRFREEAKKSGFIERYKEGKEAVTGISKEPWHFRYVGYPHSAIIEEKGLALEEYHDFIRKYTSVDNSYKYKYKNNIIQLFFIRSTADIQVLHVEDDFKYKVSGNNHDGFIITLFKNLQ from the coding sequence ATGGACAATCTTGTTGCTGTTGATAATAAATATAACAAACATTTAGTAAACAAAAATACTGCCAAGGCACTTAGAAATATTTTAAATAAAATTAATTCGGAAGATACTATCGTTCCTGTTAGTGGCTTTCGGTCAAAACAAGAGCAATCAAATTTATATAGAAATTCAGTTATAGAGAATGGTCTTGAATTTACACAAAAATTTGTAGCTAAGCCAGATGAGAGTGAACACCAAAGTGGTATGGCAATTGACCTTGGAGAAAATAAGAAAGATATAGACTTTATATGTCCAGATTTTCCATACGATGGTATATTCAAGAGATTTAGAGAAGAAGCAAAAAAGAGTGGATTTATAGAAAGGTATAAAGAGGGAAAAGAAGCTGTAACTGGGATTTCAAAAGAACCATGGCATTTTCGCTATGTTGGATACCCACATAGTGCTATAATAGAAGAAAAGGGTTTGGCACTTGAAGAATACCATGATTTTATAAGAAAGTATACATCAGTTGATAATAGCTACAAATATAAGTATAAAAATAATATAATACAATTATTTTTTATAAGATCAACTGCTGATATACAGGTACTTCATGTGGAAGATGATTTTAAATATAAAGTATCTGGAAACAATCATGATGGGTTTATTATAACTTTATTTAAAAACCTACAGTAA
- a CDS encoding response regulator transcription factor, whose product MSYNILVCDDEQDIVNAIEIYLKSEGYNVICAYDGIQALEALDQNDIHLIIIDVMMPRLDGIAVTSKIRMKNNIPIIILSAKSEYTDKVLGLNVGADDYITKPFNAIELLARVKSNLRRFTDLGSMIKEEDVFSVGRLTLNDRTKQVKADNNIVNLTPNEYGILKLLMKNKGRVFSSNEIYEYVWDQPAYNVKKIISVHISHLREKLEINPKEPDYIKSVYGMGYKIVGE is encoded by the coding sequence ATGAGCTACAATATTCTAGTTTGCGATGATGAGCAAGATATAGTTAATGCTATAGAAATATACCTTAAAAGTGAAGGATATAATGTGATTTGCGCTTATGATGGTATACAAGCTTTAGAGGCACTTGATCAGAATGATATTCATCTAATTATTATAGATGTCATGATGCCTAGGCTGGATGGAATAGCAGTAACTTCAAAAATAAGAATGAAAAATAATATACCAATAATAATTCTAAGTGCTAAAAGTGAATACACAGATAAGGTTCTAGGGCTCAATGTTGGAGCAGATGATTACATTACAAAGCCATTTAATGCCATAGAGCTTTTGGCTAGGGTAAAATCCAATCTTAGAAGATTTACAGATTTAGGAAGTATGATAAAGGAAGAAGATGTTTTTTCCGTAGGAAGATTAACTCTTAATGATAGAACAAAACAAGTAAAGGCAGATAATAATATAGTTAATCTTACTCCTAATGAATACGGAATATTAAAATTACTGATGAAAAATAAAGGAAGAGTTTTTTCCTCTAATGAAATATATGAGTATGTGTGGGATCAACCTGCCTATAATGTAAAGAAAATCATATCTGTCCACATTAGCCATCTTAGAGAAAAGTTAGAAATCAACCCTAAAGAGCCCGATTATATAAAGTCAGTCTATGGTATGGGATATAAAATTGTGGGTGAATAA
- a CDS encoding sensor histidine kinase — translation MDKNIKRRIKLKYILENIYFEILLLYIVLIFAVGMPLLRGIIVGIARLPIISLLVRMLERIELGRIIRFLISVEVMAMLSLILMLIIILIIVIIRLKRRIFLKTLLLYNIFKNYNNDFKVYTGVVFPIILSVVYFLNYFFYYSFTYKNTIRLIIVLIITISLLNYTEQISIIMHNIKNISSHEKHHIAVGCPSLFTIESIRMLDNIDEDVQMSIDGQLKSERLKTELITNISHDLKTPLTSIINYTDLLKSHDFEDNTVLSYINALDRNSQRLKLLITDLVEASKTETGNVNIHLEKLELNELISQVYGEFDIIFNEKNISFIFNPENDVFVLADGNHLGRVLENIIGNASKYTLENTRIYGIVKEEDEFVSFSLKNVSKDELNISPDELMEQFVRGERSRHTEGSGLGLYIAKNLMQLMNGELVLAINGDLLEVKLLIPKANK, via the coding sequence ATGGATAAAAATATAAAAAGAAGAATCAAACTAAAATATATCTTAGAAAATATATATTTTGAAATTCTACTGCTATATATAGTATTAATTTTTGCTGTAGGGATGCCTTTATTACGAGGGATTATAGTGGGAATAGCAAGATTACCAATAATATCCCTCTTGGTGAGGATGCTAGAAAGAATAGAGCTAGGACGTATTATAAGGTTCTTAATTTCAGTAGAAGTAATGGCTATGCTTAGTTTAATTCTTATGCTAATAATTATTTTAATTATAGTAATCATAAGGTTAAAAAGGAGAATATTTCTTAAAACACTACTATTATATAATATATTTAAAAACTATAATAATGATTTTAAGGTATATACTGGAGTAGTTTTTCCAATTATATTATCTGTAGTATATTTTTTGAACTACTTTTTTTATTATAGCTTCACATATAAAAATACAATTAGGCTAATAATAGTGCTTATAATAACAATATCATTACTAAACTATACAGAGCAGATAAGCATAATAATGCATAATATAAAAAATATTAGTAGTCATGAAAAGCATCATATAGCAGTTGGCTGTCCTTCTTTATTCACAATAGAATCTATAAGAATGTTAGACAATATTGATGAAGATGTTCAGATGTCTATTGATGGACAGCTAAAATCTGAAAGGCTAAAGACTGAGCTTATTACAAATATTTCTCATGATCTAAAAACACCCCTGACTTCCATTATAAATTATACAGATTTATTGAAATCTCATGACTTTGAAGATAATACTGTCTTAAGCTACATCAATGCTTTAGACAGGAACTCTCAAAGATTAAAATTACTCATTACAGATTTAGTTGAGGCGTCTAAAACAGAAACAGGTAATGTAAATATACATCTAGAAAAATTAGAGCTAAATGAACTAATATCACAGGTATATGGAGAATTTGATATTATCTTTAATGAAAAAAATATTTCTTTTATATTTAATCCAGAGAATGATGTTTTTGTTTTAGCAGATGGGAATCATTTAGGAAGAGTACTGGAGAATATTATAGGTAATGCAAGTAAATATACTCTAGAAAATACAAGAATTTATGGCATAGTGAAGGAAGAAGATGAATTTGTTTCATTTAGCCTAAAAAATGTATCTAAGGATGAACTTAATATTAGCCCAGATGAACTAATGGAACAATTTGTAAGAGGAGAAAGATCTAGGCATACTGAAGGTAGTGGCCTTGGACTATATATTGCAAAAAATCTTATGCAATTAATGAATGGAGAGTTAGTACTTGCAATAAATGGAGACTTATTAGAGGTAAAACTATTAATACCGAAAGCAAATAAATAA